acctttgtttgatccttatttggaaggatttcgttgactatcttcgtgttaatccctaggtttaactagaaaggattgaaggtagtggtgaaggaaaggtcagtgcctttaagccgttctgtttcgtgaattcttcgtgggaagttcgacgtcggggatcgaagcaagcgacatgaaagagaacctaaattgtcttataaagtctctccttttaaatggactgtgagcatatcgaacttttggcaataccactttaaagaactgtttttgcaatatcactttaagaactgtttgggctgccgctcagcagctgtttccggttacggtagtgtttgtttacttttggggggtttgttttctgtgtttaataaacgtgttgtttgttataagaaacccttgccgaactcatatatttattgttgcctgaatacgtaataATCCCACTGGATAATTGTTATTTAGGCAGATAACTGTTGCTGcctttggcactggaatgatggttgcCACCTTGAAAAGTGAGTGGATAATGGGTGTTCTAGGGAGATATTGAATATATCCGTCAGCACCTCTGTCAGCTGGCCTGCACAGTCTTTTAGAACCCGACCTGGTATATTATCGGGCAGCTTTGCGTGGGTTGACTCTGGCTAGGGTCTTCCTCACCTCAACTTCAGCCGGTCAGAATCTCTGCTCCCCTGGTGCCTTCCTTGCCAGCACTTTGTTCTGTACATCTAACCGGACATAGTGGACACTCAGCCTTTCAGCGAGTGAAACATCCTGGTCACTGGCGTGCTTAGTAGACTTGTAGTCTGTAATCCTCTGAATTCCCTGCATCTCCCAGTCCAAAAGCAGCATCacgatccctcagccatgcacgGATTCCTGCAGTAAGCCATGGTTTCTGATTTGCCCTCACCCGTGTGTGCTTCATGATGCTAACATCCTCAGTACACTTCTCTGTGTAGCTGGTCACAGAATCCACATATTCCTTGATTTTAACAAGGTTGCCATAGGTAACAGCCTCCTTGAATATTCTCCAGTTGATATTATCGAAGCAGTCCTGCAGTGCAGAGACTGCACCCTCAGGTCAGGTTTTCACCACCTGTAGAACTAGTTTGACCCATTTGACCACTGGTTTGTGTGCTGGAATTAACATTATTGGTAAGTGATCTGAGAGTTCAATGTGAAGTTGAGAGACTGCTTCATAGGCACCTGGTATGTTAGTGTAAACCAGGTCTAGCTTATTTTCTCCCCTGGTAGCAAAATCAACATGCTGGTGGAATTTAGGCAGAACTGTCTAGGTTTGCATGGTTGAAATCACTTGCAATAATGCAGATACCATCGGGGTGTTTAGTTTGAAAGGCACTGAGATGAAAGGAAATTACTTGTACTACTGTATTTCTGGTTTCAGAAATGGGAAAAAATCCACTTATTTCTGATCACAGCCATTAACTTAAACATgtacttccaccatctccattcTGCTCTGTGAAAGCAACCTCGCACAAGGTATTCATATGTATTCTCCAATGTAAGtgatgagtaattaatgcaattTTGGGTGCATTAGGAAGAATAGTGCAAACAAATGACTGTAACTTGTTCCTTCTGTGTTCTTGTAGAAATCCATACAGTTATATTGAACtgagttgactttatttcttacatccttcacatacatgaggaataaaaatcttacgttacatctccatctaaatgtacaatcacagtaatttaaaatcatttattataaataaaacagtcaatgcaacatagaaatatactccaatcagtttgatggcctagtggaagaagctgtcctggagcctgttggtcctggcttttatgctgtggtaccatttcctagatggtagcagcaggaatagattgtggttggggtgacttgggtccccaatgatcctttgggcccttttttcacaccagtctttgtaaatgtcctgaatcatgggaagttcacaactacagatgcactgggctgtctgcaccactctctgcagagtactgcgattaagggaggtatagttcccataccaggcagtgatgaagccagtcaggatgctctcaattgtgcccctatagaaaagatttgggggcccataccaaactttctcaaccatctgaggtgctgttgtgcctttttcaccatacaGCTGGTGTGTATGGACCactctccgccattcaataagatcatggctgatctggtcatggaccatctctacctacctgccttttccctttaacttttaattcccctactatgcaaaaatctatccatccttgtcttaaatatatttactgaggtagcctcctctgcttcattgggcagagaattccacagatttgctactctctgggaaaagtagttcctcttcatcttcatccTAAGTCTACTCCCtcgaatcttgaggctgtgtcccaTAGTTCTAGTCTTATCtactagtggaaacaactttcctgcctctatcttatctatccctttcataattttatatgtttctataatatcTTCTCTTATTCTTCTGAGGCATCCAAAGTTCAATGTTAAATGCAATATAGCTAATGGATAACATAACACAGTTATGTTTGGGCtgaaataattatttttatttcctgATATCCAGTTAAAGGAACTTCTAATTTGTTTCCTAATTATGATAGCAGGCTTCTGTCAGTGATGAAGAGGTGATGTTATTGCATGAAATTACTGATAGGTAGATCTTGGTATCATCAGTTTACATGCAAAAGCTGATCCTGTTTCTAAGGGTGCTTGTAGATGAAAAAGATGATATGACAAAGCTAATTCTTTGAGCACTCCTTGGAAATGACCATGCAAGAATGGAAAGAGAAAATACTGCTTGAGAAATACCTCAATGTAGGCTTATAGAATTGGATACTAATCTTGCCAAGATTATAGTGAACTAAAAGGAAGATTTGATTGTAATCTTATTTAGTCAAATATGTGTAAATTATACAGCTTGTAAGCTGTGGTGATATCCTTTTATATTTGAGACTTGGCCTCACAGGCACAAAAGGGGAAAAAAGTAACAGACATGCATACATGTAACATTATTTTGTTCTGTTTTAGAACCTGTAATTCGCATTAACTCATGGGTTGCAGTGGGTGGCCATGGACAGCAACACAAAGCAATTAAGCAAGTCTCACCAATTCCTGGAGAGGCTTCAAGATGCTGTCATGGTGAGCTCTTCTTGGAGGATATACAGACTGATGAAGATAAATTGAACAGCAGTCTTCTGTCTTCTGAATCCACGTTTATGCCCGTGACTACtgcaatgtcacctctttcaccTTCCCATGATTTGAGGCTTCCTACAGATGGTCTTACTCCCAGTGATACCTCAGCACCACTGCATTTGGAAACTGGAGATGACCATGAAGATAGTGATGACCAAAAACATCTGAAGGCAGCAAGGACAGAAGATCATGAATCATGGGTGGGAAGATCTTGCGAGAGAAGCAAAGTAGAGAGTGGCAAGATGTTACTTGCATCCAGTCCAATGCAATCTTCTGTGACCTTCACTTTAAGTGAAAGCGAAAACCCAATGTCAGTTGAATTAACAAAGGAGCAACGTTTTCCAGACAACAAATTGTCAAGTCAGGTGCAAGTGGAAACCGTGCAGGAGATGATAGAAGAGGACACAAAGCCAAATAAATCTGATATGTCTAAAGCAACTGAGGCAACCCCAGATTATATGAATAAAGCAGCTGTAAGGATTCAAGCATGCTGGCGTGGATTCTACACTAGGAACTGGAATCCACGAGCAAAGGAAATACGTTGTGAAATCCGACTACGTAGGATGCAAGAACATGTGGAATACTTAACTGAAGAAGTATTCAGGTGAAGTATAAGGGAGGGAAACTTTCtacattttttttttgaaaatacaCAAAATTCACTCATTATATGCATTGTATTAAGTGGAAATCCAAAGCCATTTGTCAATCCACTAACCAAATAATTCTCTCGTATCATTTTCTCTTCTGTTTTGTAATACTACAACGTGAGTAAATCCAAGTAACAATCTCTATTTACTACAGTTAATTCAATTAAGTCAAAATAACCAGGTGTTCAAACTAATCCAAATTTTCCACCAATTTTTATGACTAGTGGAGTGAGTAGTAGTTTTAGTATTGAAAGTCAAATAAGTGAATTTAAGCAAATTTGCCAatcctgttttttaaaaaaaaataagcaaggAATAAAATGGCAAACAAATAAAAGTGGTAAGCAAGAGTCCAGATACAATATAATGCATTATCTGTGATGTAACTCTGAGCTTTAAAAGGGAATACCACTGTAAGATAAAGTGTCTTGCATCTCTCAAACAAGCCTCAAAATACATGGATTAAAAGCTCTATACTGACTGTATTTCCATGAACATGCATTCAGCTGGTTCATTTGACGTGAACAAATGTTGATGTTTCTTGCTTTTGCCTGTTTCACAAGTTCTTATATATAATATCTTAAACATGCAAGTTCCAGACCTAAATAGTGGCCTAACTATTTGAGTATTACATTAATACTGCAACTGTAGATAAATTACAAATTTCAAGCAGTAACTGTTGctccattttttttaaagaagtagTAGGAGTAAGCCAGCTGAactgttgagcctgctccaccatgcaGTAAGACCATGACTGATTTGACAATGGGAtcaactccacctacctgccttgtCTCCAGAactctgctatgcaaaaatctatctaactttgTCTTGAaaatatttaatgaggtagcctccatTGTTTCCCTGGACAGgggaatccacagattcaccactctttgggaaaagcagttcccccTCATCTCAGTCATAAATCTATTCCCCCgaattttgaagctgtgtcccATAGCCTCTTAACCAGTGGAAACGGctttcctgtctccatctcatcaAATCCTTTCATaaatttatgtttctataagatcccctcccagtcttctgaattctagcaatTATAGTCCCAGATgacttaatctctcctcataggttatcCCCCTCATCTCCAGAATCAAACTCCTAAAGCTCCTCCGCACTGCATCCAAAGCCAATATGTCTCTCCCCAATTAAGGAAatgagaactgcacacagtactccagttgcagcccccctccccccaccagtacTCTGCAGGataaccttcctgctcttaaattccaTCCCTCTAGCACTGAAGTCCAACATTCCAATAGCCTTCTTGGTAACCTATTGCACCTGGAAACCAACCTTTTATGATACcaatcccaagtccctctgcacaacagaatgctgcaatctttcaccatttaattaataatctgattttttttccttccaaagtggatgacctctcaTTTACCAatattgaaatccatctgccaaagCTTGCTAACTCACAACCTATCTATAATCTCACTGCAGactcttcatattatctgcagaATTTGCTATTCCACTCCAtttagtgtcatcaacaaatgtAGATTGTTGATTACTGATACCCAGTCCtctcttccaaatcattaatgtttaTTATGAACAGCTGTGGGCCCCTCACTcccctcaccactgactgccaaccagaggaGCACCcatttctccttcactttgtaTTGGTTTATCAATCttatatccatgctaatacaGTACTCCCAACCCCTTGCATCCTTTTGCAGCACCTTggtgaatgccttctggaaatccaagtatacaacatccatctGTTCATCTTAATCcatggtgctcattatatcccCAAATAAGTCCAGTATTTTTGTCAGACAGGACCTGACCTTCATGAATTCATGCCTTTTCTGCTTGATGGAACCATTTCTATACATTATTTCATCCTTAATGAAAGCTTAAAGCATTTAcccactacagatgttaagctaggTGATCTATAAAAACAtcaaaggacatttattatcaaagtatgtatgcggtgtacaaccctgagattcgtcttcctgcAGACAGCTATGAGGTAAACACCATGGAGACcgctcaaagaaaaacatcacacacacacacaaaaaaaaccaaCAAATCACGCAAGTGGCAAAGAAATGAGTGAATAACACATAGAATATTGAACATCAGAGGCCTTGAAatagtctaggaatgttcagtttatttcagttcaatttagtgctAACCCTAATATGTTGACTGTAGATCGCATAGCCAGTCTGCCCCAATCAAAATCGTGCAGaatagcaatttaaaaaaaaaaggagtgATCAGAAACGCATATAACATGAACTTGCAGAGCTCTCTAAAAattagtccaatccacaaactgaaAATTaagccttgcccaagacccaagattCCTGGCAGcagcgagggagagggagactggtcaaacacaggcagatggcaCTGAACACCTGTCTGCCTTCTGCTCTCATCcttgttgatttcaatcttgcatgatgctttaatcagtgagTTGGTTGAGAATTGGAACCTTTTGTGGATTCACACTCTGCCATTAGGCTGAACACTCTGTTGTCAGTCTTGCTCTCAACCATGCCAAAttcccttggagacagcaaaagCACTAGTGGGCCCAAAAACACATGATTAAAATCTATGTCCCAATTGCACATAGATTAGTAGTATATTTAAAAGAAGTAGTTGGTCGTTTCATGAACTGTCTGCAGTACATTGCCATTTGTTGCTGGCCCCATCTTGCCAGCCTTTCCCTCTATCCCTTTTTAAACAGAATTTTGATAAGTTATCACAAATATATCTGCTATAACTTCCGCCATTTCTTTCAGTCCCCTGgcatgcattccatcaggatcaGAAGACTTTTGTACCTTTAGGCTCATTAGTTTGCTCATCTCTACCTCTTTAGTAACAGTGATTGTATCAACGTCCTTGCCTCTTATTTTGTCCTATCCATAACACTTGTCTTTGGCATGTTAAGatatgtcctccaccatgaagaccaatACAAAATAGTAGTTCAAGGTCTATATTAATTTCTCTTTCTCATCTTACAAGAGGCCTATGTTCACTTTAGAgacccttttccactttatataattatatttTTTTTACGATCTGTTttatatattttgtgctagtttactattttccctttcatttttattgcttgcttagtgcTCTATTTCTCCTTTTCAGGTTTTCCCTATCCTCCTGTTTTCCAATACTTGTATATAGGAAGAGGTCTGCTTTAAAAAGAAAGACCAAGATGACACTTAATCACAGAAAGGTTTTACTTAATTGTTCCCCTGAAGAAAATTGTGCAACACCGAAGTATTAACAATTCTTAATGATTAATTGTTATCTACTAAAAATCTTTGTTCAGAGTAGGCTAGGAACCAAAGCACTTAAGTCCTTTAATACTTTCTTAGTGCTCATGTTTGTCCACTATAGTTGGTATATTTTATTAATCTCCTGTTTGGTCATGAGGTAGAAAACTAAACATGTCAGAGTCATATTTTCCTGCAATGATCCCACCAGGTCAATGTCAGCTCTTCTAAAACCTGTCTCATTATTTCACTTATTTCCCCGGAACCTGTTCTGCCACATGCCTATTAACTCACTCTGATTTTTGTACTACTTTTCTTAGGGATGGTTAACAGTAATCATTTAACCATTAATCTTTGGTGGAGGTGGAAGTACTAGATGCATTtaacaaatatatagataatacacttaAGGAGCCAGGATGGGCAGGGTTGTAGACCAAGTGCTGTAAAATGATTAGGCTGGATGGCTATTTTTTAATTGCCAGAATGGCTCCTCGTGTCCTCATTTTTTAATCTTTATTTCTCTATGTAGATGGAGGAAAGAGTGTGAACAAGAGCGTATTCAAAGAATGGTACAAGAAGAAGCTGTAAAGTTCTTATGGAACGAGGTAACTACTTTTATTGCATATGGTCCAATTATCTAGACTAAAAATTTACTTAACACTAAAATTCCAACGTTCATAGtgttatatacactcagtggccactttagtagatacaggagtggaacccagcaTTGTCTTCTCCTACTGCAgctcatccatttcaaggtttaatgtattgtgcattcagagatgctcttctgcacaaattattgtaacacatggttatttgagttactgtcatcttcctgtcagtttaacccagtctggccattctcctctgacctctaaataaaataaaattgatttTGTGTTCATACTTTTCCAAGCTGGAATTTATTCAGGATATTCCATGGTCCGTCATCTATATTTCACTAAGAGTAGGTTTTAAAGCACTCTTTATAAAAGactattatagaacatagaaaacatacagcacaatacatgcctttggcccacaaagctgtgcctagCATGTCCGTACCTTAgagctacctaggctttacccatagccctctatttttctaagctccatatagccatccaggagtctcttaaaagatcctatcgtttctgcctccaccactgctgccagcagcccattccacacactcaccactctgtgtttttatattaaaaaaataaaaataataataataaacaaacaaacaacttacccctgacatctcctctgtacctacttccaagcaccttaaaactatgttctctcatgttagccatttcagccctggggaaaagcctctgactatccacatgatcaatgcctctcattatcttgtacacctctatcaggtcacctctcatcctccgccactcaAAGGAGAAAAGTAGAGTTCaatcaaccaattctcataaggcatgctccccaattattttttaatatttttatttcatttaattatttttataaaaGACTATTATTAAGAATAACGCTTTTTATTAAAACTCTATTTTATAAAAGTATAAAATAAAACTCAGAAGATATGGAATTATCCACTGAAGCCAGATGTTTTTGCAGGAGACATTCCAATTATTGAATTGTTTAAAATGTCTCTGAACATTAGACTTTAAAATCTGATATGATTCGCCAATGTCAGAGGTTCTGGCTAGATTATTGTTTGCTGTCAATGTGGTACGGATACTCTAGAGCAGGTGGGCAGGGTTGTAGACCAAGTGCTGTAAAGTGAGATTAGGCTGGATGGCTGGTTGTCATCTTTATCTATCCTGATAGTTTGGGCAGGGATATTCTGAAATTATGTCTCTGTATCTGGCTCTGGTAAGTGCAAGTTTGGTTGGGGAGGGAAACAACAACTGATGTTTCTAGCTTTTGGGTCTCGTCAAATGTGTTCCTACCAAGTAGTTTTGGATGTGGGCTCAAAGATTCACTTTACTGTCAAAATATGCATATTCAATATAACTCTGAtaatcatcttctccagatagccatgaaatacagacaTCAACACCCACGCTACACgaaaaagaaataaaacttgCAAATCCCATAATCTCCactccctccctcgcacaaaaactaaCCGCTTGCTCACGTGGAAAATGGCAGCTAAAACATCAAAAACTCGAACCTTCAACCCTTTCCTTTGCAAAAAAggtaacaataacatcaaattcTCAAACCCTaccttgcaaaaaaaaaaggtgaCAATGGCATCAAACCCCCAACCCAttctctgacacacaaaaaactaacagattgcCCACACAGAAAACAcgaacaaaaacattgacccCAAATCCCCAACACTTCCCTCACTCATAAAGTAATATGTCGCTCGCTTACCAATCAGTAATAAGAAAGATAACACGgaaactgaaggagaccaatatacagtgcctatagaaagtattcccacccccagcagtttttatgttttattgtttcacaatATTGAACCATAGTGGAttttgttacgtccgtagccccctcctttgtgagaattgcaaggtcATCATtaggttgggtcaaggggcccaggaaaggagaatgggatgtgcaaaatgcctcgtttccccggcgatgtaaagctacaggacatggccattgtctccggaagaccaagttgtgtattgagtactgtactattcattgaagcccctcaggggatgaccagagtgggctggtggatggattgcatcatcccaatctgattgacatctgagaccccgtgaggaagtattaaagagggtctggggaacaaccccttcagacacaccagaagaaacgttaagcgacaacttaacagcaggaagtcatctgaaggaagccacgtgcgttcgattccgtggctggaattggtggctgggaccatgggaaaacagcttttagctaacaacggggaagcccgctcccctgactcaacggatcggcatcttaaaagacctggggcaagtttaaactgcatcacttttaaacccaacaacgctgcagcttggacgaactgatagtgactgttatctttccatcggacaatacattaacccctagacaacgactgagctatttcttattggttattattatacccgcgcttagatttagtattgacgacgtatattatctgtatgtttgcattaatcttatttttgtgccctttatcaataaatacttaaaaatagtaccatcagacttcaacggacctctctatctttgctggtaagtgatccagttatgggaattCGTAACAACTTAATATGGCTTTTTTGatactaatcaacagaaaaagactcttgtgtcaaagtgaaaacagatctctacaaagcgatctaaattaattaaaaatataaaacaaaataattgattacttaAGTATTTACCCCTttgagtcagtatttagtagatgcaacttTAGCAGCATTtctagccttgagtctgtgtggataggtctctatcagctttgcacatctggccactacagtttttccccattcttctttacaaaagtgctc
The sequence above is a segment of the Hypanus sabinus isolate sHypSab1 chromosome 4, sHypSab1.hap1, whole genome shotgun sequence genome. Coding sequences within it:
- the LOC132392177 gene encoding centrosomal protein of 97 kDa-like; the protein is MIAFETPGFLGCTCIHVTLFCSVLEPVIRINSWVAVGGHGQQHKAIKQVSPIPGEASRCCHGELFLEDIQTDEDKLNSSLLSSESTFMPVTTAMSPLSPSHDLRLPTDGLTPSDTSAPLHLETGDDHEDSDDQKHLKAARTEDHESWVGRSCERSKVESGKMLLASSPMQSSVTFTLSESENPMSVELTKEQRFPDNKLSSQVQVETVQEMIEEDTKPNKSDMSKATEATPDYMNKAAVRIQACWRGFYTRNWNPRAKEIRCEIRLRRMQEHVEYLTEEVFRWRKECEQERIQRMVQEEAVKFLWNEVRSLQEWRLSMIQKQNEVLHPDTKDPIFLQPKFVHPPICTPLNNHKSLSSRQNTSLEISVQEFPDSGFQSSDITHNCLQDSLNSCQSSSDGSTSTVLEANSEFKKIDNERLINGPAEPTSLDSIDTKWNQENSHNEQDSSLIQQYLNSVRQLEAAEEESNCSGRTEYSSRIDHDSLSGASVEVSEDDCTEIPDYLCQTEECVSDGQDQDHK